AAAACCGATTTCCgaaaaaaacttcaaatttACATTTCATTGTCCGTCTGCCATCGCATCATCGCCTTCATCTCTAAGAGTTGCCGTGCCTTTCCATCcgctttcttttcatgcggcgttattcttttttcctatttttgATGGTCCCTGTgccgtttctttttcatgTTCACCGGTTTTTGGCGCCGCATACCGTACGGCGGGGCACTTTTGAAACGTTTTTGTGCATCCTGATGCCGTTTTCAAGGATCGCAAGCACGTCGCATAATACGGTAATGCCGAATTAAGGCTACGTCGTCATAGTAGGTTAGTCATGCGCgttggaaaaagaaatgaccAACGCGTTGATTACGTAGTCCCCAAGGAATAATGCTtttgaaagtgaaaaaaaaaaataaaactgaaaaaagcCATGCTGTTTCCATCACGTGCATGTCACGTTTTTGCCGCCGAACTCTTTGATCATGTGATATGAATATGTTGGGTTACCCAGCTTTGCCAACACGCGCCGTCGGAAGGTGTTCAGGAAGCAGGAAAAGAGCAAAACACCAACAATCAAACAAACGAACACATTCTACTCTTTtagttgatttttcttACCTTTTCCAAGCTCCCGTTTCTTGTTACCACCTGTAGCATATAGGACAGAAGGACCCAGTTCAGTTCTAGTTTTACAAATAAATACACGAGCGATGTCGGACTCAGAAGTCAATCAAGAAGCTAAGCCAGAGGTCAAGCCAGAAGTCAAGCCTGAGACTCACATCAATTTAAAGGTGTCCGATGGATCTTCAGAGATCTTCTTCAAGATCAAAAAGACCACTCCTTTAAGAAGGCTGATGGAAGCGTTCGCTAAAAGACAGGGTAAGGAAATGGACTCCTTAAGATTCTTGTACGACGGTATTAGAATTCAAGCTGATCAGACCCCTGAAGATTTGGACATGGAGGATAACGATATTATTGAGGCTCACAGAGAACAGATTGGTGGT
This is a stretch of genomic DNA from Saccharomyces cerevisiae S288C chromosome IV, complete sequence. It encodes these proteins:
- the SMT3 gene encoding SUMO family protein SMT3 (Ubiquitin-like protein of the SUMO family; conjugated to lysine residues of target proteins; associates with transcriptionally active genes; regulates chromatid cohesion, chromosome segregation, APC-mediated proteolysis, DNA replication and septin ring dynamics; human homolog SUMO1 can complement yeast null mutant) — encoded protein: MSDSEVNQEAKPEVKPEVKPETHINLKVSDGSSEIFFKIKKTTPLRRLMEAFAKRQGKEMDSLRFLYDGIRIQADQTPEDLDMEDNDIIEAHREQIGGATY